In one Bacteroidota bacterium genomic region, the following are encoded:
- a CDS encoding Rrf2 family transcriptional regulator, translated as MKFSTRTRYGIRAILEIAINENGTGVFQKDIAINQKLSNKYLDHIISSLKIAGLICNVKGKKSGYILTRPPDQITMLDVHNAFEPKICVVECLSGIVKCEMQETCVTQEFWQGLNNRIEDYLKGVSLADLLKKNQAHNLS; from the coding sequence CAGGGCCATTCTTGAAATAGCGATCAATGAGAATGGAACCGGAGTTTTTCAAAAAGATATCGCCATCAATCAGAAATTATCGAACAAATATCTCGATCATATTATTTCTTCCTTAAAGATTGCAGGATTAATTTGTAATGTAAAAGGTAAAAAAAGCGGGTATATTCTTACAAGGCCTCCTGATCAAATTACTATGCTGGATGTACACAATGCTTTCGAACCAAAAATTTGTGTGGTAGAATGCTTATCCGGAATTGTTAAATGCGAGATGCAGGAGACTTGTGTAACCCAGGAATTCTGGCAAGGGTTAAACAACAGGATTGAAGACTATTTGAAAGGAGTGAGCCTGGCCGATTTATTGAAAAAAAATCAGGCTCATAATCTATCATAA